The region GCGGGCAGGTTTTCCCGGAGTTCGAGGCTTCGCTCGCCGGCTGACCGAAGTGGCACGTCCGTTCCCGTTCCCAGTTAGGGCCCGAGATAAACAATCACACGAGCTGCTGGGCTGGTGCGCGTTCCGGACCATGACGGACACGATTCCGGTCTGATGGCGGACAGCGTTCGGCGTCATGGCGGACAGCATTCCGATTTGATGGCGGACACTTTTTGGGTCGCTCCGGAATGCTGTCCGCCATGATTCCGGAACGGCTCGGTCGATAGCCGTTGTCGAACTTCCCCGAGGCTCGAAGCCCTCGACGCAAGTCTTTCTGATTTCTGATCGCCACCCTTCGCCCTTTTTCTCGGGGAGCGAAGCGGTGGCCCAACAGAGGCTTGCGATGCGTAAGATCAAAGAGATTCTTCGGCTACGCCTACTGGGCGGGATCGTCGGCGCCCGACGTATCGGGTTGGCGGTGGGCTGCGGCAAGACCGCGGTGGCCGAGTGCCTGCGCCGGGCGCTCGCCGCCGGGCTCACGGACTGGGTGGCCGTCGAGGCGCTCGACGAGCCGACTCTCGACCAACGCCTGTATCCAGCCAAGTCGGGGGGTAGGCTGGCGCGTCAGCGCCCGTTTGCCCGACTGGGGGCGAATCCGCGAGGAGTTGGCGCGCCGCGACCACCAGGTGACGGTGGCGCTGCTATGGACCGAGTACAAGGCCGAGCATCCCGACGGCTACCAGTACTCGCAGTTCGCCGAGCTGTACCGACAGTACGAGAAGCGCCTGTCGGTGGTGCTGCGCCAGAACCACGCCCCCGGCGAGCGCAGCTTCGTCGACTATTGCGACGGCATCGCGATCACCGATCCGGTCAGCGGCGCGAAGGTGTCCACGGAACTGTTCGTCGGCGAACTGGGGGCGAGCTCGTACACCTTCGCGATGGCGAGCCTGTCGCAGGAGCTGCCGGCGTGGCTGGACAGCCACGTGCGCATGTACGAGCACTTCGGCGGTGTTCCGGCGCTGACCATCCCCGATAACCTTCGCTCGGGGGTCAATCGCGCCGATCGCTACGAACCCGAGATCAATCCCTCATACGAGGAACTGGCCCGGCACTACGGCACCTGCGTGATGCCCGCTCGGGTGCGCAAGCCCCGCGACAAGGCGTACGCATCAGACTGTCTCCT is a window of Betaproteobacteria bacterium DNA encoding:
- a CDS encoding DDE-type integrase/transposase/recombinase, which translates into the protein MIATLRPFSRGAKRWPNRGLRCVRSKRFFGYAYWAGSSAPDVSGWRWAAARPRWPSACAGRSPPGSRTGWPSRRSTSRLSTNACIQPSRGVGWRVSARLPDWGRIREELARRDHQVTVALLWTEYKAEHPDGYQYSQFAELYRQYEKRLSVVLRQNHAPGERSFVDYCDGIAITDPVSGAKVSTELFVGELGASSYTFAMASLSQELPAWLDSHVRMYEHFGGVPALTIPDNLRSGVNRADRYEPEINPSYEELARHYGTCVMPARVRKPRDKAYASDCLLC